The region CGCCGAGCGGCCCGGCCGCTGGTTGCGCCGGCTCGCACCGCACGCTACAATCCGGTCCGATTCGCGGGAATAGCTCAGTTGGTAGAGCACAACCTTGCCAAGGTTGGGGTCGCGGGTTCGAGTCCCGTTTCCCGCTCTCGACGGTCGGTCGGATGCACCGCAAGGTTGTTGAGTGTGATGGGCAGCAGGGCTCAGATCAACGTCGCGGGGTGGAGCAGTCTGGTAGCTCGCCGGGCTCATAACCCGGAGGTCGTGGGTTCAAATCCCACCCCCGCTATCGCGCGGACAGGCGGACAGGCGGACAGACGGTCAGTGGTTCCGGCGAGGGGAGCCTCTCCGACGCCAAGAGCCACCGACCGCCTGTCCGTCTGTCCGTCTGACCGCCTTACGCGGGCGGTTAGCTCAGTTGGTTAGAGCGCCACGTTGACATCGTGGAGGTCACAAGTTCGAGCCTTGTACCGCCCATCGACGCCGGTGCCGGCACCCTTTTCCGCATGGCGACCGGCTCTGCGCCCTTAGCTCAACTGGATAGAGCATCTGACTACGGATCAGAAGGCTGGGGGTTCGAATCCCTCAGGGCGCATGTCGCGGTCCCGGTGCATGGCGCGGTGCCGCAGAGCGGCAGGGCAATAGCACTCGAGCGACAAGGCGCAGCGATGCGGCGAGTGCGGGGCGTGGCGCAGTCCGGTTAGCGCGCCTGCTTCGGGAGCAGGAGGTCCCCGGTTCAAATCCGGGCGCCCCGATCGAACGCCCGAACGGCCGGCTTCCAACGGAAGCCGGCCGTTCGGGCGTGGGGCGCCCAACTTGCCGGTTCGCGCGCACGGGAAACCTGGGTTGCTGCCTCGTCGTACGGATCGCCGGATGCCACCAGGCATCGGCGATCGACGATCTGTCCGGAGGCTCCGTGCGCGCACTCGCCGCCGTGCTCCCGTTCCTCCTTCTGGCCCTGCACACAGCGCCGAAAAGCGGCGAAGATCTCGTGCGGCGCATGCACGCCCGGTACGCCGGCCGCTGGTATCATACCGTCACCTTTACGCAGACGACGAGCTTCCCTGATCGCGCCGCCCAGACCTGGTACGAGGCGGCCACCATTCCGGGCAAGCTGCGCATCGACGTCGCGCCGCTCGACAGCATGACCGCGTTCATGTTCGTGGGCGACTCGGCCGTCGTGTTCCGCCACGGTGCACGCACCGGCGCGCGGCGCGACCGCAACCTGCTCATGACGCTGGGCTTCGACGTGTACGCGCAGGCGCCGGAGACGACCATCGCGCAGCTCCGCGCCGAGGGCATCGACCTGGGCAAGATTCGCGAGGACCGCTGGAGCGGCGTAAAGGTCTGGGTCGTGGGTGCCGAGCGGGGGGATACTACCTCAGGCCAGTTCTGGATCGAGCAGGACCGCCTGCTCTTCGTGCGCCTGATCCAGCCGCACACGAATCCGCAGCGGGCCGGCGCGCCGCCGAATCTGCTCGACGTCACCTTCGAGAATTATCGGCGGCTCGACCGCGGCTGGGTGGCGCCTCGCGTGGTGATCAAACTCAACGGGAAGGAAATCCAGCGCGAGCAGTACACCGGCATCCGCGCCGACGTGCCGCTGCAAGCCGATCTCTACGACACACAGGTCTATCGCAAGCCCGGGTGGGTCGGTGGCCCGTAGCGCGCAGGCCTCGCGTCACCGCGCCTCCTTCCGGCGCAGATCATCGAACCAGTTGTCGACCCACACGATGCCGTCGTTCGCTTCCTCCGCCGTGCGGCGCGCCTTGCGGAAGAGGAACGTGCCGCTCGGCGTCACGGCGAAGGATTGATGGAAGTTGTCGATCAGGAAGCCCGATGCGTCGAACAGCGGATGCAGCGACGAGACCGAGAAGGTCGGCGCCGTCGCGATCTCAGCGGCGATGACCCGGGCAGCTCCGTCCAGATAGAACAGCTCGCGCCCGCCGGGCGACCAGCGCGCCTCGGCCCCGCCGCCATTCGACACCTGCCATCGCCCGGCCGATGAGTTCGGGAAGGGACGCACGTACACCTCGTTGCGGCCGGACTCGTCGGAGGTATACGCCACCCATCGGCCGTCGGGCGAGAGCGCCGGGTGCAGCTCGGAATACGGTGTGGCGGCGACCACGACCGGCACCGTGTCACCGGTGGTCCGCATGGCGAGGATGTCGCCGGCGCCGGCGTACCCATTATCGGTACGGAGCACGAGCCACGCTCCGTCCCGCGACCACGCAATTTCCTGAATGAGCTGACCCGGGCGGGCCAGCACGCGCTCGGGGGCGCTCCCGTCGGCCGGGCGCACCATGACGAGGCTCTTGCCGGCCGAATCGCGGATCCAGGCGACCATGCGCCCGTCGCCGGACCAGACGGGCCGCTTGTCGGTGCCACCGAACGTGAATCGAGTGAGCGGTCCGCCGTTCAGCTGCTTGAGCCAGATGTCGACCCCGGTGCGGCCGGCGCCCCACCAGACCGCCAGCCGGCGCCCATCGGGAGAGGGCACGAGGTCATTGATTGCGCCGTGCCACCCCGAATCCACCGGCGATACCGTTCCATCCCGCGCCACCTGTACCGCCTCGGCCTCATCGGCACTGGCGACGCCACCGCGGATGTACGCGAGCGTACCCGAGGGCGACCACGCGAGTTGGATGATTCCGTGTCTGACCCGCACGCCGTTCAGCACCGGCACGGCGGCGCCGGTCACTTCGAGACGGGCCGGATCAAACGGCGCGGTCATGGCCACGCCGTCGCTTCGCACATAGAGCAGTTGTCTGGTTGGGAGATCCCACGCCTGCAACACGTCCTCGAGCAGCAGCTTTGCATGACCGGTGCTGAGCTCGAGCACATAGACGGCCGTCGCGGCACATCCGGGGGAGCAGACCTGGAACAGCACGCCGCGCGCCTGGGGGAGCGCCGCCAGCGACGTGACACCACCGCCGTAGCCTGCCTTCGCCAGCACGACGCTCGTGGTGCCGCCGTCTTCGCTGACCCGCCGCAGCTCCTGGAGCGTGCGCGTCACGTAGATCACCGTGCCGTCGTCCAGCCAAGCAACGCCGCCCGGCTCGCTGGACGCGCTGTCGGCGATGCTGACCACGGCACCTCCCGTGGCGCGCACCTTTTTCACCTGTCCGTCCGCCACGAAGGCGATCCACCGCCCGTCAGGTGAAAACGCCGGCATGTGCGCGCGCTCCGTGCCCGGGATCGGCACCGGGTCGAGCGCGCTGCGGCTCTTGACGAAGAGGCGCGCGTTCTGCCCGTCCGCCTTGAACACGAGCATGGAACCGTCGGGCGAGAGCGCGAGCGCCGCCGAGTTCGCGTCCGCGGCCAGATTCGGATGGCCGCTCAGCGTGACGAGTTGCCAGGCGCTGGTTGCGGGCGAGGACCGTCCGCGCGCCCAACCCCACGCGGCGAGCGGCAGCGCGATGAGCGCCACGGCCCAGCCGGCGATCGCGGCCGGGGAGAGGTGGCGCGCGGGCCGCCGCGCCGCCTGTGCCGACGTTCGGCCCGAGCGCGCGCGGCGGCCTGCGCTCCGGCGGTACTCGGCCCGCTCGTCGAGCGCCGCGGCGAACTCGGCCGCGCTGGCGAACCGGTCGGCCGTGAGCTTCTCGAGCGCCGTCAACACCGCGTCTTCCACGTGCTCGGGAACGCTCCGCCGCGCAGTCGAGAGGGGCGGCGGTTCCTCGGTGACGACCTTGGCGAGGACGGCCTGGGCGGTGGGCGCCGTGAACGGCGGCTCGCCGGCCAGCATCTCGTAGGTCACGGCGCCGAGCGCATACACGTCGGTGCGCGCGTCGAGCGTGCGCTCGCCCATCGCCTGCTCGGGGCTCATGTAGTGGGGCGTGCCGAGCGAGAGCCCCGTCTGGGTCATCCGGCTGCCGCCCGCCTGCTCCACGGCGAGCGCAATTCCGAAATCGGCCACGAGTGAATGGCCGTCGTGCAGCAGAATGTTTTCCGGCTTGATGTCGCGGTGGATTACCCCGCGCTTGTGGGCGTACTCGAGCGCGTCGGCGATTTCGGTGGCGATCCGCAGCGCATCGGGGATGGGAAGCTGCTTTTCCCGCGCGAGCCGGCCGCGCAGCGTCTCACCCTCGACGTAGGGCATGACATAGTAGAGCCGGCCCTCGGCCGAGCCCGAGTCGAAGAGCGGCAGGATGTGGGGATGCTGCAGGTTGGCGGTAAGCTCGATCTCCTTGAGGAAACGCTCCGGCCCGAGCACCGCCGAGAGCTCGGGGTGCAACACCTTGATCGCCACGCGACGATGGTGCCGGAGATCCTCGGCCAGATAGACCGTGGCCATCCCCCCCGCGCCGAGCTCGCGCTCGATGCGGTAGCGCTCGGTCAGCGGGGCGGCGAGCGCGCCGCCAGGGCCGGCCAAGTCCGGGGCCGGGGGATCGGAGTTCGCCATGCGGCAGTCGGCCTATGGGAATCGGGTTGGCGCGAATATGCATCCGCGGCCACCGGAAGTCACGCAGTATGTGCGTCGCTCAGGAGGCTCCGCGTTCCGCCACGTCGCGCAACACGCGGTAGAGATACTCCGTGCCCCACCCGAGCGCCGGCACCGGCACCCGCTCGTTGTCGCCGTGCATCCTGAGCTCATCCTCCAGCGGGAGCGGCATCGGCAGAATGCCGTAGGTGGGGATCCCGATCGCGCGCAGATCCTTGCCGTCGGTGGCGCCGGTCGAGAGGAACGGAATCACCAGCGCATTCGGCGCCAT is a window of Gemmatimonadales bacterium DNA encoding:
- a CDS encoding protein kinase; the protein is MAGPGGALAAPLTERYRIERELGAGGMATVYLAEDLRHHRRVAIKVLHPELSAVLGPERFLKEIELTANLQHPHILPLFDSGSAEGRLYYVMPYVEGETLRGRLAREKQLPIPDALRIATEIADALEYAHKRGVIHRDIKPENILLHDGHSLVADFGIALAVEQAGGSRMTQTGLSLGTPHYMSPEQAMGERTLDARTDVYALGAVTYEMLAGEPPFTAPTAQAVLAKVVTEEPPPLSTARRSVPEHVEDAVLTALEKLTADRFASAAEFAAALDERAEYRRSAGRRARSGRTSAQAARRPARHLSPAAIAGWAVALIALPLAAWGWARGRSSPATSAWQLVTLSGHPNLAADANSAALALSPDGSMLVFKADGQNARLFVKSRSALDPVPIPGTERAHMPAFSPDGRWIAFVADGQVKKVRATGGAVVSIADSASSEPGGVAWLDDGTVIYVTRTLQELRRVSEDGGTTSVVLAKAGYGGGVTSLAALPQARGVLFQVCSPGCAATAVYVLELSTGHAKLLLEDVLQAWDLPTRQLLYVRSDGVAMTAPFDPARLEVTGAAVPVLNGVRVRHGIIQLAWSPSGTLAYIRGGVASADEAEAVQVARDGTVSPVDSGWHGAINDLVPSPDGRRLAVWWGAGRTGVDIWLKQLNGGPLTRFTFGGTDKRPVWSGDGRMVAWIRDSAGKSLVMVRPADGSAPERVLARPGQLIQEIAWSRDGAWLVLRTDNGYAGAGDILAMRTTGDTVPVVVAATPYSELHPALSPDGRWVAYTSDESGRNEVYVRPFPNSSAGRWQVSNGGGAEARWSPGGRELFYLDGAARVIAAEIATAPTFSVSSLHPLFDASGFLIDNFHQSFAVTPSGTFLFRKARRTAEEANDGIVWVDNWFDDLRRKEAR